GTAGAGTCTCAGGATGAAGTCGGCCATCTGGCAATGGCAATTAATCGAATGAATGATGCGCTCAATCAAAACAACCGTTTGCGCCAGCGGCTGCTGGCCGATGTGGCCCATGAGCTGAGAACGCCGCTGTCGGTAATCCAGGGCAACCTTGAAGGAATGCTGGAAGGGGTTGTGGATATTAATCAGACTCAGCTTAGTTCGCTATATGATGAAACGGTCCATTTAAACCGGCTGATTAAAGATTTGCGGGATTTATCGCTGGCTGAGGCCGGGCAATTGTTATTAGAGCGGCAGTTGACCGATATCAACCAATTGATTGATAAAGTGGTGCATATGCTGGAGCCGCAGGCTGAAGAGAAGGCGATTGTCTTTGCGAATCATCTGCAGCCGGTACCGGCTGTGCTGGTTGACGCCGGACGGATCAATCAGATTCTGTATAATTTGTTGACCAATGCCTTACGGCATACTCCGCGGCAAGGACAAATCAGCATTACAACAGCATTAACGACAGAGGCTGGCCAGCAGTGGTTAAAGGTAACGGTAGCTGATAACGGAACCGGCATCTCCGCCGAGGATTTACCGTTTATTTTCAATCATTTTTACCGGGCGGACAAGGCCCGCGACCGTAGAAGCGGCGGGTCCGGGATCGGACTGGCAATTGTCAAGCAGCTGGCGGATGTGCATGGCGGGAAAGTGACGGTAGAGAGCACACGGGGGCTGGGCAGCAGTTTTGCGGTATATTTGCCGGTCGCCTAACGAAAATTAAGAGGTTTATCTGTTGAGGCTCGCAGCGGAACGGTATCGTTCGCTAAGGGCCTTTTTTGTTTAACTTTCGATGGCCTTGTAAACCTACATGTCCGAAAAGGCAAGGGTAATTCCAAATATGTAAAAGATTGGATAGGTGGAGGGGATATTTGTGTTAGCAGGAAATTTCTGGAGCTTACATAAATGGAGGAATGATGAGTAAATAGAAGTAAAGCTGTGAAAAAAAGAACTATATTAAAAATTTGAACAAATCATTGAACTATTGTAAATAGTTTGTTACAATGGGCAGTGACTACTTAAAATACTTAAATAAATTAAAAAAGTTTCGTTATGGTTCGTTTGGTTGCCACAGCCAGGTTTGGCTGTGGCGGTGAATCGCTTTTCAATACAGGATCTGAATTGTTATTATCACTGCCGCATGCTGGTGGCCGGCAATATTCATTGCATGATACTGCGTGAGGTGCG
This genomic interval from Dendrosporobacter quercicolus contains the following:
- a CDS encoding sensor histidine kinase, with product MNSITYRINGLMFLLVGLTVVILVYLAEAQMTGLFHEYLTANEAYGPGGLTGAEGIIMGLPEQVFLASVHRSLIWVGLALIVAAFGASFALARSITIPLRKLATAVEQIEKGNFEQHIAVESQDEVGHLAMAINRMNDALNQNNRLRQRLLADVAHELRTPLSVIQGNLEGMLEGVVDINQTQLSSLYDETVHLNRLIKDLRDLSLAEAGQLLLERQLTDINQLIDKVVHMLEPQAEEKAIVFANHLQPVPAVLVDAGRINQILYNLLTNALRHTPRQGQISITTALTTEAGQQWLKVTVADNGTGISAEDLPFIFNHFYRADKARDRRSGGSGIGLAIVKQLADVHGGKVTVESTRGLGSSFAVYLPVA